In Ruminococcaceae bacterium BL-4, one DNA window encodes the following:
- a CDS encoding protein of unknown function (Evidence 5 : Unknown function), with protein sequence MKIEMKKSQYRKNTYWNFTTGQESKIIKEFRKKEKPESLIGF encoded by the coding sequence ATGAAGATTGAGATGAAGAAATCCCAATATAGAAAGAATACTTACTGGAATTTTACCACCGGTCAGGAATCAAAAATCATCAAAGAATTCAGAAAAAAAGAAAAGCCAGAAAGCCTTATTGGCTTCTGA
- a CDS encoding Nicotinamidase, whose amino-acid sequence MKRLLMVIDYQVDFVSGSLGFPKASLLEDPICKKIQEAKTRGDTILYTMDTHENNYLSTLEGKHLPVSHCIRGTPGWNLYGKVRDLLKDANCFEKNSFGCAQLIPYLQKENFEEVELCGLVSNICVLSNAVLAKAALPQAQVIVDAKCTDCADPAQNKEVLNVLEGLQVKVLNRK is encoded by the coding sequence ATGAAACGGCTTTTGATGGTAATTGACTACCAAGTTGACTTTGTATCCGGAAGTCTAGGGTTTCCAAAAGCATCTCTTCTGGAAGACCCCATCTGTAAAAAAATACAGGAAGCAAAAACGCGCGGTGATACCATTCTCTATACAATGGACACGCACGAAAATAATTATCTTTCCACTTTAGAAGGAAAACATTTACCAGTCTCACACTGTATTCGCGGTACTCCAGGATGGAATCTCTATGGAAAAGTAAGAGATCTTTTAAAAGACGCAAACTGCTTCGAAAAAAACAGCTTTGGCTGCGCACAACTGATTCCATATCTTCAGAAAGAAAATTTTGAAGAAGTCGAACTTTGTGGACTTGTAAGCAATATTTGTGTTCTTTCAAATGCCGTCCTTGCGAAAGCTGCCCTTCCTCAGGCACAAGTTATCGTCGACGCAAAATGTACTGATTGTGCAGATCCAGCACAAAACAAAGAAGTGCTCAACGTTCTGGAAGGTTTGCAGGTGAAAGTTCTGAATCGAAAATAA
- the nth gene encoding Endonuclease III, translating into MTKKQRALAAVEALKKEYPDAQCSLTYEDPLQLLIATRLSAQCTDARVNMVTPALFKRFPTLDSFCEGSEEEIATYIHSCGLYKTKARDIFAMCNKLKSDFNGVVPDTIEILTTLPGVGRKTANLVVGDIYHKPAVVADTHCIRICGKLGLTDGTKDPRKVENQLRAILPPAESNAFCHRLVLHGRAVCSARKPLCEKCCMKEFCKTNLQNQKGDKK; encoded by the coding sequence ATGACAAAAAAGCAACGTGCGCTCGCCGCCGTAGAAGCCTTAAAAAAAGAATATCCGGATGCTCAGTGTTCCCTAACTTATGAGGACCCGCTGCAGCTTTTAATTGCTACCCGCCTCTCTGCGCAATGTACAGATGCACGGGTCAATATGGTTACTCCTGCTCTTTTTAAACGATTTCCAACTCTTGATTCTTTTTGCGAAGGTTCCGAAGAAGAAATTGCAACCTATATTCACTCCTGCGGATTATACAAAACAAAAGCGCGAGATATTTTTGCAATGTGCAACAAATTAAAATCTGATTTTAACGGCGTTGTTCCCGACACGATTGAAATTTTAACGACGCTGCCCGGCGTCGGAAGAAAGACCGCCAACCTAGTTGTTGGAGATATTTATCATAAACCGGCCGTCGTAGCAGATACACATTGTATCAGAATCTGTGGAAAACTAGGGCTTACAGACGGGACAAAAGATCCAAGAAAGGTTGAAAATCAACTGCGGGCAATTCTCCCTCCGGCTGAAAGCAATGCTTTTTGCCATAGACTTGTTCTGCATGGACGAGCTGTCTGCAGCGCAAGAAAACCGCTTTGTGAAAAATGCTGCATGAAAGAATTCTGCAAAACAAATCTTCAGAATCAAAAGGGAGATAAAAAATGA
- the glyA gene encoding serine hydroxymethyltransferase (Evidence 2a : Function from experimental evidences in other organisms; PubMedId : 11390694, 11902725, 12682299, 12686103, 12923093, 15865438, 18483062; Product type e : enzyme), whose translation MYNDMMDTIDFVKKADPEVGDAMQQELSRQRRNLELIASENIVSPAVMAAMGSVLTNKYAEGYPGKRYYGGCQYVDIVENIARDRACKLFGAEHANVQPHSGAQANLAVYFAFLKPGDTVMGMSLSEGGHLTHGSPVNMSGSYYHFVPYGVSPETGRIDYDKVKEQAMECKPKMIVAGASAYPRIIDFEKFHEIADSCGAMLMVDMAHIAGLVAAGLHPNPVEWADIVTTTTHKTLRGPRGGMILCKEKYAKAIDKAIFPGTQGGPLMHIIAGKAVCLGEALKPEFKEYGKRIVANAQALAQGLLNRGVHLVSGGTDNHLMMVDLTGLELTGKELEHRLDEVRITANKNTVPNEQRSPFVTSGLRLGTPAVTTRGLKPEDMDVVAECIALAINDFDNSKETILSKVNAICEKYPLYEN comes from the coding sequence ATGTATAATGATATGATGGATACCATTGATTTTGTAAAAAAAGCAGATCCGGAAGTCGGCGATGCGATGCAGCAGGAACTTTCTCGTCAGCGCAGAAATTTGGAACTGATTGCATCGGAGAATATTGTTTCACCGGCTGTTATGGCAGCGATGGGCAGCGTGCTGACGAATAAGTATGCAGAAGGCTACCCAGGCAAGCGGTATTACGGCGGCTGTCAGTATGTAGATATCGTGGAGAATATTGCAAGAGATCGTGCCTGCAAACTTTTTGGCGCAGAGCACGCAAATGTGCAGCCGCATTCCGGAGCACAGGCGAATCTGGCGGTTTATTTTGCATTTCTAAAGCCCGGAGACACCGTGATGGGGATGAGCCTTTCAGAAGGCGGCCATTTGACCCATGGTTCTCCTGTTAATATGTCCGGCAGCTATTATCACTTTGTCCCGTATGGAGTTAGTCCTGAGACCGGACGAATTGATTATGATAAAGTCAAAGAACAGGCGATGGAGTGCAAGCCGAAAATGATTGTTGCGGGGGCCAGTGCATATCCTCGTATCATTGATTTTGAAAAGTTTCATGAGATTGCCGACAGCTGTGGTGCTATGCTGATGGTGGATATGGCGCATATTGCTGGCTTAGTGGCAGCGGGACTTCATCCAAATCCGGTGGAGTGGGCCGATATTGTTACGACTACAACACACAAAACACTTCGCGGCCCGCGCGGCGGCATGATCCTTTGCAAAGAAAAGTATGCAAAGGCCATTGATAAGGCGATTTTCCCGGGAACACAGGGCGGCCCTTTGATGCACATCATCGCAGGAAAAGCGGTTTGCCTCGGAGAAGCACTAAAGCCTGAATTTAAAGAGTACGGCAAGCGGATTGTAGCAAATGCCCAGGCTTTGGCACAAGGACTTTTAAATCGTGGAGTACATTTGGTTTCGGGCGGCACGGATAACCATCTGATGATGGTCGATCTGACAGGCTTGGAGTTGACCGGAAAAGAGCTGGAACATCGTCTTGACGAAGTTCGGATTACAGCAAATAAAAACACGGTTCCAAATGAGCAGCGCAGTCCTTTTGTAACGAGTGGCTTGCGTTTGGGAACGCCGGCAGTTACAACGCGTGGATTGAAGCCGGAGGATATGGATGTAGTTGCTGAGTGCATTGCGCTTGCAATTAACGATTTTGATAACAGCAAGGAAACGATTCTCAGCAAAGTTAACGCAATTTGTGAGAAATATCCGCTTTATGAAAATTGA
- the yrvN gene encoding Uncharacterized AAA domain-containing protein YrvN, whose product MASPLADRLRPKTLDEIVGQRHLLAPGRPLRKIIESGEIPNMVFYGPSGVGKTTLARYIARQTNKKLCKLNGTTASTADIRKIVESIGTLDAVNGILLYLDEIQYFNKKQQQTLLEFIENGDITLIASTTENPYFYVYSAILSRSTVFEFKIVTPEEVIPAVKRAFRFLSEERGAEISASEKAIQLIATACGGDVRKAMNAAELCALSAEEKDGTLVVTEELANELTQRSALRYDREGDEHYDIVSAYQKSMRGSDPNAALHYLARLLEAGDLPSACRRLMVCAAEDVGLAYPQILSIVNAAVSIAQQVGLPEARIPLADAVVLVCQAPKSNSAYLGINGAMEDVKKGEIGAIPRQLQNRHYDGEDAERKGQFYQYPHDFTNHWVKQQYLPDILKNKEYYLPGENKIEQSFAAYWKQIKNF is encoded by the coding sequence TTGGCTTCTCCGTTAGCAGATAGACTTCGCCCTAAAACTTTAGATGAAATCGTTGGACAACGCCATCTTTTGGCACCGGGCAGACCGCTTCGGAAAATCATTGAAAGCGGAGAAATTCCCAATATGGTTTTTTATGGGCCTAGTGGGGTAGGAAAGACCACTTTGGCACGTTATATTGCGCGCCAGACCAATAAAAAATTATGCAAGCTGAATGGAACGACGGCCAGTACTGCTGATATTCGTAAGATTGTGGAATCCATTGGAACGTTAGATGCTGTTAATGGGATCTTGCTCTATTTAGACGAGATTCAATATTTTAATAAGAAGCAGCAGCAGACACTTCTGGAATTTATTGAAAACGGAGACATCACTCTGATCGCTTCTACAACGGAAAACCCTTACTTTTATGTGTACAGTGCAATTTTAAGCCGTTCAACAGTTTTTGAATTTAAAATTGTTACGCCGGAAGAAGTAATTCCTGCGGTGAAGCGGGCATTCCGATTTCTTTCAGAAGAACGCGGAGCGGAAATTTCTGCTTCGGAAAAAGCAATTCAGCTAATTGCGACTGCCTGCGGCGGAGATGTGCGAAAAGCAATGAATGCGGCGGAACTTTGCGCGTTATCTGCAGAAGAAAAAGACGGCACGTTGGTGGTGACCGAAGAGCTTGCGAATGAATTGACGCAGCGCAGTGCACTTCGCTATGACCGGGAAGGCGATGAGCATTATGATATTGTATCGGCTTATCAAAAATCCATGCGCGGTTCAGACCCAAATGCCGCATTGCATTATCTCGCGCGGCTTTTAGAGGCTGGAGACTTGCCGAGTGCCTGCCGCCGGTTAATGGTTTGTGCGGCGGAAGATGTGGGGTTGGCTTATCCTCAGATTCTCTCAATTGTAAATGCGGCGGTTTCTATTGCACAGCAGGTGGGATTGCCGGAGGCGCGGATTCCGCTGGCGGATGCGGTGGTTTTGGTTTGTCAGGCTCCAAAGAGCAATTCTGCGTATCTTGGAATTAACGGGGCAATGGAAGATGTGAAAAAGGGAGAGATTGGGGCAATTCCGAGACAGCTGCAAAATCGCCATTATGATGGAGAAGATGCAGAACGAAAGGGTCAGTTTTATCAATATCCTCATGATTTTACAAATCATTGGGTAAAACAGCAGTATTTGCCTGATATTTTGAAAAATAAGGAATATTATCTTCCAGGAGAGAATAAGATAGAACAGTCCTTTGCAGCATATTGGAAACAAATTAAGAATTTTTAA
- a CDS encoding Rubredoxin — MKREILSSLSYGIYALGVTNGKCASACIVNTVTQVTNQPDRILVSVSHDNYSCQCIKETGIFTVSVLSEDTSGAVIGALGFASGKNGDKLANIRYKMLREGVPVIKENICCWFLCQVENQMETDTHTIFFARVLAGSEKTERVPMTYDYYRRAIKGTVPKNSPVYFPARPDDKEENDQSFTCRICKFVYDDPIVPFEELPDDWECPICGSPKSAFVRNL, encoded by the coding sequence ATGAAAAGAGAGATCCTTTCGAGCTTATCGTACGGGATTTATGCACTTGGCGTAACCAATGGAAAATGTGCATCGGCCTGTATTGTCAATACCGTCACCCAGGTTACGAATCAGCCTGATCGTATTCTTGTAAGTGTCAGCCATGATAATTACAGTTGCCAGTGCATTAAAGAAACAGGTATTTTTACAGTCAGCGTATTGAGTGAAGATACTTCTGGAGCGGTAATTGGAGCTCTTGGTTTTGCATCTGGAAAAAATGGAGATAAGCTTGCAAACATTCGTTATAAGATGTTGCGAGAGGGCGTTCCTGTTATTAAAGAGAATATTTGTTGTTGGTTTCTTTGTCAGGTAGAAAATCAGATGGAAACTGATACACATACCATCTTTTTTGCAAGAGTTCTTGCAGGAAGCGAAAAGACGGAGCGAGTTCCAATGACGTATGATTATTATCGTCGTGCGATTAAAGGAACGGTTCCAAAAAATTCACCGGTTTATTTTCCAGCAAGACCGGACGATAAGGAAGAAAATGATCAGAGTTTTACTTGCCGAATTTGTAAATTTGTTTATGATGATCCGATTGTTCCATTTGAAGAATTACCAGATGATTGGGAATGCCCAATTTGTGGTTCTCCGAAATCCGCATTTGTGCGAAACTTATAG
- the uraA gene encoding uracil transporter (Evidence 2a : Function from experimental evidences in other organisms; PubMedId : 7721693, 8332529; Product type t : transporter), whose amino-acid sequence MSKKIIGVREKPPLRQAIPLSIQHMFAMFGASVLVPSLFHINPAIVLLMNGLGTLFFIFVTKAKSPAYLGSSFAFIAPAIIVMTQHGDPFFPNYPANPTAEQIAQHMDAFSYAQGGFVAVGLLGCVLAAIVYKFGTDWIDVILPPAAMGPVVALIGLELAGNAASTGGMLPTNGASVDPKNFAVFAITLGVAVFGSVLFRKFLSVIPILIAIVCGYVAACCFGLVDFTAMQQASIFSLPHFQLAKFDINAILTMIPVLLVIMSEHIGHQIVTSEIVGRNLLKDPGLHRSLLGDNFSTAVSGLIGSVPTTTYGENIGVMAITKVYSVWVIGGAAALSIVCSFIGKFSALISTIPGPVIGGISFLLYGMIGASGLRILVDKKVDFGKARNQALTAIVFVTGLSGISLNIGNVQLKGMVLACIVGMAMGILFYIFDRMHLTNDKDEECE is encoded by the coding sequence ATGAGCAAGAAAATTATTGGAGTGAGGGAGAAGCCGCCTCTTCGGCAGGCAATCCCACTAAGTATTCAGCACATGTTCGCGATGTTTGGGGCTTCGGTGCTGGTCCCGTCTTTGTTTCACATTAACCCTGCAATTGTGCTTTTGATGAATGGTTTGGGAACTTTGTTCTTTATCTTCGTGACAAAGGCCAAATCCCCAGCTTATCTTGGTTCCAGTTTTGCATTTATTGCTCCGGCAATTATTGTGATGACACAGCATGGGGATCCGTTCTTTCCAAATTATCCTGCCAATCCAACAGCAGAGCAGATCGCGCAGCATATGGACGCATTTTCTTATGCACAGGGCGGATTTGTAGCAGTTGGACTTCTTGGCTGTGTGCTGGCAGCAATCGTTTATAAGTTTGGTACAGACTGGATTGATGTGATTTTACCTCCTGCGGCAATGGGACCGGTCGTTGCACTGATTGGTTTGGAACTTGCAGGCAATGCGGCTTCTACTGGAGGAATGTTACCAACAAATGGTGCTTCCGTTGATCCGAAAAATTTTGCGGTGTTTGCGATTACGCTTGGGGTCGCTGTATTTGGTTCTGTTTTGTTCCGTAAGTTTTTAAGTGTTATTCCTATTTTAATTGCAATTGTCTGCGGATATGTGGCAGCTTGTTGCTTTGGATTAGTGGATTTTACTGCAATGCAACAGGCAAGTATATTTTCACTGCCGCATTTTCAGCTCGCTAAGTTCGACATCAATGCGATCCTTACGATGATTCCAGTACTGCTTGTGATTATGAGCGAGCATATTGGGCATCAGATTGTTACCAGCGAGATCGTTGGAAGAAATCTTCTAAAAGATCCTGGTTTACATCGTTCCCTTCTCGGCGATAATTTTTCCACAGCTGTATCCGGTTTGATCGGTTCTGTTCCGACGACTACTTATGGCGAAAATATTGGCGTAATGGCGATTACAAAGGTGTATAGTGTTTGGGTAATTGGCGGTGCGGCTGCACTTTCCATTGTTTGCTCATTTATCGGCAAATTTTCTGCTTTGATTTCGACAATCCCGGGTCCTGTTATTGGTGGAATTTCGTTCCTGCTTTATGGAATGATCGGTGCTTCCGGATTGCGGATTTTGGTTGACAAAAAAGTTGATTTTGGTAAAGCAAGAAATCAAGCATTAACGGCAATCGTTTTTGTGACCGGACTTTCCGGAATTTCCCTGAATATTGGAAATGTTCAGCTAAAAGGAATGGTACTTGCATGCATCGTAGGGATGGCAATGGGAATTCTATTCTATATTTTTGATCGTATGCATTTGACAAATGATAAGGACGAAGAGTGCGAATAA
- a CDS encoding Putative transketolase N-terminal section (Evidence 3 : Putative function from multiple computational evidences): MNQSEKKALQITACKVRMGVIEGTFHAKSGHPGGSLSAADVFTYLYFKEMRVDPKNEKDPNRDRFVLSKGHTCPGLYAALALKGYFSWEELKSLRHIGAMLQGHPNMLDTPGIDMSSGSLGQGVSAAVGMALAGKMDKKDYRVYTLLGDGEIEEGQVWEAAMFAGHHALDNLCVIVDNNGLQIDGSISEVGGPAPIDKKFEAFGFDVQVINGHDFDALECAFNHAKEIKGKPSCIILKTVKGKGVSFMENQVGWHGKAPNEEQYQTAMKELKETLTGLEAE, translated from the coding sequence ATGAATCAGTCGGAAAAAAAGGCACTGCAGATTACAGCGTGCAAAGTACGGATGGGTGTAATTGAGGGAACTTTTCATGCAAAGTCCGGTCACCCGGGCGGATCGCTTTCGGCGGCCGACGTGTTTACCTATTTATACTTTAAAGAGATGCGCGTAGACCCGAAAAATGAGAAAGACCCCAATCGGGATCGGTTTGTACTTTCCAAGGGACATACTTGCCCGGGACTCTATGCAGCTTTGGCACTTAAAGGATATTTCTCATGGGAAGAGCTTAAGAGTCTGCGTCATATTGGCGCTATGTTACAGGGACATCCCAATATGCTGGATACTCCCGGGATCGATATGAGTTCCGGTTCTTTAGGACAAGGTGTTTCTGCTGCAGTCGGGATGGCACTTGCAGGGAAAATGGACAAAAAAGACTACCGTGTCTATACGCTTTTAGGAGACGGCGAAATTGAAGAGGGCCAGGTTTGGGAGGCCGCAATGTTTGCTGGTCACCATGCACTCGATAATCTTTGTGTGATTGTTGATAACAACGGTCTTCAGATAGACGGATCGATCAGTGAAGTAGGCGGTCCGGCTCCTATCGATAAAAAATTTGAAGCATTCGGATTCGATGTTCAGGTAATCAATGGTCATGATTTTGATGCCTTGGAGTGCGCTTTTAATCATGCAAAAGAGATTAAGGGAAAGCCGTCCTGCATTATTCTGAAGACAGTAAAAGGAAAGGGCGTTTCCTTTATGGAAAATCAGGTAGGCTGGCACGGAAAAGCGCCGAATGAAGAACAGTATCAAACGGCGATGAAGGAATTAAAAGAGACCTTGACCGGATTGGAGGCAGAATAA
- a CDS encoding Putative transketolase C-terminal section (Evidence 3 : Putative function from multiple computational evidences) translates to MAEMVKKATRESFGLAVTELAAENPNIVVLDADLAAATKTEIFKKAYADRFVDVGIAECNMIGIAAGLATTGKIPFAASFAMFSAGRAFEQVRNSVGYPHLNVKVVGSHAGISVGEDGATHQCCEDIALMRTIPGMVVLNPSDHYEMKAAVKAAAEYVGPCYIRLGRLAVESFHNNDDYHFEIGKGITEREGNDITIIATGLMVSEAIKAADQLKKEGISARVLNIHTIKPLDKELIWKAAKETGKLITIEEHNVIGGLGEAVCGAVCEKCPVPVIRMGVQDTFGHSGPALDLLEEFGLCASNIVKVTKEALKK, encoded by the coding sequence ATGGCTGAGATGGTAAAAAAAGCAACGCGAGAAAGCTTTGGATTAGCAGTCACAGAATTAGCTGCCGAAAATCCGAATATTGTCGTATTAGATGCAGATCTTGCAGCTGCGACAAAGACTGAGATTTTCAAAAAAGCTTATGCTGATCGTTTTGTTGATGTAGGAATTGCTGAATGCAATATGATTGGAATTGCTGCAGGTCTTGCGACGACCGGAAAGATTCCATTTGCTGCAAGTTTTGCAATGTTTTCCGCAGGACGTGCATTTGAGCAGGTTCGCAACTCTGTTGGATATCCGCATTTGAATGTAAAAGTAGTTGGGTCTCATGCCGGTATTTCAGTCGGCGAAGATGGCGCAACGCATCAGTGCTGTGAAGATATTGCTTTAATGCGTACCATTCCGGGAATGGTCGTTTTAAACCCTTCTGATCATTATGAAATGAAAGCTGCAGTCAAAGCAGCCGCCGAGTATGTAGGTCCTTGCTATATTCGTCTGGGACGTTTGGCAGTAGAATCATTCCATAATAATGATGATTACCATTTCGAAATTGGGAAGGGCATCACAGAACGAGAGGGTAACGATATTACGATCATTGCCACCGGACTGATGGTTTCGGAGGCAATCAAAGCAGCTGATCAGCTAAAAAAAGAAGGAATCAGTGCTCGTGTGCTGAATATCCATACAATTAAACCACTGGATAAGGAACTTATCTGGAAAGCTGCCAAAGAAACCGGAAAGCTGATCACAATAGAAGAGCATAATGTGATTGGTGGATTGGGCGAAGCAGTCTGCGGGGCAGTCTGTGAAAAGTGTCCTGTCCCGGTGATTCGCATGGGTGTGCAGGATACATTCGGACATTCCGGTCCAGCGCTTGATCTTTTAGAGGAATTTGGCTTGTGTGCTTCCAACATTGTGAAGGTGACAAAAGAAGCATTAAAGAAATAA
- a CDS encoding protein of unknown function (Evidence 5 : Unknown function), translated as MKRDFKEEEKQNPKFPSDTWDNADDIATSTDVIASTECTGLIPTPPQFASEAESYTDLFSIPKPQGARERLAKSNSSKR; from the coding sequence ATGAAAAGGGATTTCAAAGAAGAAGAAAAACAGAATCCAAAATTTCCGTCGGATACGTGGGATAATGCCGATGACATTGCTACCTCAACTGACGTCATTGCCTCCACTGAATGCACCGGATTAATCCCAACTCCTCCACAATTTGCTTCAGAAGCCGAATCCTATACGGATCTTTTCTCTATTCCAAAACCTCAAGGTGCAAGAGAACGCCTTGCCAAATCCAATTCATCTAAAAGATAA
- a CDS encoding protein of unknown function (Evidence 5 : Unknown function) — MNTKEKFTHNNKVLRKPYHLAEDFVVYRCCCDLFTTNANQFTKKMKFG; from the coding sequence ATGAACACAAAAGAAAAGTTTACACATAACAACAAAGTCCTCCGCAAGCCTTATCACCTTGCAGAGGACTTTGTTGTTTATCGCTGTTGTTGCGATCTCTTTACGACTAACGCAAACCAGTTCACCAAAAAGATGAAGTTTGGATAA
- a CDS encoding ABC-2 family transporter protein — translation MLLHLIKKDFVIAKKYVWFMFIVVLLIPPFILWRMPKLAGSISFVISAVFAVFMLLMYVSMKEFQYPKASVMLCATPYPRSLIVMSKYGFYVVIFAACCVIYWIETLLLPELGNFNFEMVIAAFAGISLLISIYLPIQFKVGYEKTKFFFIVVFTASPILLPQLLKINGNPYLAVIQSTPVALFCVIVALVSLAFLAVSILISIRIYSKKDLI, via the coding sequence ATGTTACTTCATCTGATAAAAAAGGACTTTGTAATCGCTAAAAAATATGTTTGGTTTATGTTCATAGTCGTTCTCTTGATCCCACCGTTTATTTTGTGGCGTATGCCGAAGCTGGCAGGCTCCATCAGTTTTGTGATCTCCGCTGTATTTGCCGTATTCATGCTTTTAATGTATGTTTCCATGAAGGAGTTCCAATACCCGAAAGCGTCGGTCATGTTATGTGCGACCCCTTATCCGCGCAGTTTGATTGTTATGTCAAAATACGGCTTCTACGTGGTGATCTTTGCCGCCTGCTGCGTAATTTATTGGATTGAAACGCTGCTTCTTCCGGAGCTTGGAAATTTTAATTTTGAAATGGTGATCGCCGCTTTTGCTGGCATATCTCTGCTCATCAGTATCTACCTTCCGATCCAATTTAAAGTTGGATATGAAAAAACAAAATTTTTCTTTATTGTTGTTTTTACGGCTTCTCCAATTCTGCTCCCACAGCTATTAAAAATAAACGGGAATCCCTATTTGGCTGTCATCCAATCAACTCCTGTTGCACTTTTTTGTGTGATAGTTGCATTGGTCAGTTTGGCTTTTCTTGCTGTATCCATATTAATCAGCATTAGGATATATAGTAAAAAAGACCTGATATAG
- a CDS encoding ABC-2 type transport system ATP-binding protein, with protein sequence MTNILEVTGLNKSYGDFSLSNVTFSLPEDCITGFIGVNGAGKTTTLRSILRLATNASGNIKIFGLDMEKHERELKNRIGVVMDDGGFYDELTMSEMKNVIAPAYSSWSEQDYKGYMDRFSLNQKQKINTLSKGMRMKYALTLALSHKAELLIMDEPTSGLDPLIRSQLLTILTDYMKEGGKGVFFSTHITSDLEKVADMLIMIDHGKIVFQEEKDTLLESYRVVKGDTKELDQENHKLFQSIKTTNFGFTGVTNQIKKVQECLSEIVIERPTIEDIMLGNLEGDKE encoded by the coding sequence ATGACTAATATATTAGAAGTAACGGGTTTAAACAAGTCTTACGGTGATTTTTCGCTATCGAATGTAACTTTTTCCTTACCGGAGGATTGCATTACCGGATTTATTGGTGTAAACGGGGCAGGAAAAACGACGACGCTTCGTTCTATTTTGAGACTGGCCACAAACGCGTCCGGAAACATAAAGATTTTTGGGCTAGATATGGAAAAGCATGAACGCGAACTGAAAAACCGCATTGGTGTTGTAATGGACGATGGCGGTTTCTATGATGAACTCACCATGTCGGAAATGAAAAATGTTATAGCCCCCGCCTACTCTTCATGGAGCGAACAGGATTATAAAGGCTACATGGATCGTTTTTCTCTTAATCAGAAGCAAAAAATCAACACACTTTCAAAAGGTATGCGAATGAAATACGCTCTTACGCTTGCTCTTTCCCATAAAGCAGAACTTCTGATCATGGATGAACCCACCAGCGGCCTTGACCCACTAATCCGCAGCCAACTGCTCACGATACTGACAGACTATATGAAGGAAGGCGGCAAAGGCGTTTTCTTTTCGACACATATCACATCCGACCTTGAGAAGGTCGCCGACATGCTCATTATGATCGACCACGGTAAGATTGTTTTTCAAGAAGAAAAGGATACTCTTTTAGAGAGCTATCGAGTGGTTAAAGGAGATACAAAAGAACTGGACCAAGAGAATCATAAGCTTTTTCAAAGTATCAAAACGACGAATTTTGGTTTTACAGGAGTTACCAATCAAATCAAAAAAGTACAGGAATGTCTGTCGGAAATTGTCATTGAAAGACCTACAATCGAAGATATTATGCTCGGCAATCTTGAGGGGGACAAGGAATAA
- a CDS encoding GntR family transcriptional regulator: MKIIISNTTDSPLYQQIEDQIKDAILKGDLVEGDPLPSIRGFANDLKVSVLTIRRVYEELEQEGFVTSQVGIGTFVTASNIDLLRDSKRRIVEQKMQDMIQTAKSLNITKEELNAMMDILYEGD; the protein is encoded by the coding sequence GTGAAGATTATTATATCAAATACTACTGATAGTCCGCTCTATCAGCAAATTGAAGATCAGATAAAGGATGCAATTCTCAAGGGAGATTTGGTTGAAGGAGATCCGCTGCCTTCTATCAGAGGTTTTGCCAACGATTTAAAGGTCAGTGTTTTAACCATTAGGCGGGTCTATGAGGAATTGGAGCAGGAAGGTTTTGTCACAAGTCAGGTAGGCATCGGGACCTTCGTAACTGCAAGCAATATTGACTTGCTTCGTGATTCAAAGCGTCGTATTGTTGAGCAAAAAATGCAGGATATGATACAGACTGCAAAGTCGCTGAATATCACAAAAGAAGAGCTGAATGCCATGATGGACATTTTATACGAGGGTGACTGA